The Fusobacterium necrophorum subsp. necrophorum genome has a window encoding:
- a CDS encoding ribonuclease E/G → MWEFLWTSDLFYHKVAVFREAKLWDLRIEEKKKLLRNGLYVAKKEREDFLFLSNGLKVFCSEAFPKGQEKIVQVLQEEREGKLAEVSQKIEMTTPYFVFFPYERGVHLSRKIQEKEERERLENIFQPYRERASFLIRTEAKGQQEETLKEEIQKMLKEWEQIQKKAFELRERGNLRTSLPWMEEFLEQYGKEEWKSCYCENFECQELLEKNLSFYQKRLREYHGDISLWKQRKLEEQIAQLCQEKVYLPSGGYLFIEKTKACVTIDVNRGPAGLHASNLEAAKEIPRQVRLRNLAGMVVIDFISNKKSEERKEIIDTLKREFSTDNHFLTWGGFHEFDVFLFSRQRKGKELSSYYDKNNVFYQVQCLENECKELLEKGENILSVEAEKNILQEWKNSSQCGIKDSIELMCKDEKTEKKSFNIKIK, encoded by the coding sequence ATGTGGGAATTTCTATGGACTTCTGATTTGTTTTATCATAAAGTGGCTGTCTTTCGAGAAGCTAAGCTTTGGGATTTACGCATAGAAGAAAAAAAGAAACTGCTGAGAAACGGTTTGTATGTGGCGAAAAAAGAAAGAGAAGATTTTCTTTTTTTGTCCAATGGGTTAAAAGTGTTTTGTTCCGAAGCTTTTCCGAAGGGGCAGGAGAAAATTGTACAAGTTCTGCAAGAAGAACGGGAGGGAAAGTTGGCGGAAGTCAGTCAAAAGATTGAAATGACAACCCCCTACTTTGTTTTTTTTCCTTACGAAAGAGGCGTACACCTTTCAAGAAAGATTCAAGAAAAGGAGGAGAGAGAAAGACTGGAAAACATTTTTCAGCCGTATCGGGAAAGAGCTTCCTTTTTGATTCGAACGGAAGCAAAAGGGCAACAAGAAGAGACTTTAAAAGAAGAAATTCAAAAAATGCTGAAAGAATGGGAGCAGATTCAAAAAAAAGCCTTTGAGCTGAGAGAGAGAGGAAATTTAAGAACTTCGCTTCCTTGGATGGAAGAATTCTTGGAGCAATATGGCAAAGAGGAATGGAAGTCCTGCTATTGTGAAAATTTTGAATGTCAAGAACTTTTGGAAAAGAATTTATCTTTCTATCAAAAGAGACTGAGGGAATATCATGGGGACATTTCTCTTTGGAAACAGAGAAAACTGGAAGAACAAATTGCACAACTGTGTCAGGAGAAAGTCTATTTACCTTCCGGAGGCTATTTATTTATTGAGAAGACCAAAGCTTGTGTCACCATAGATGTCAATCGCGGACCTGCCGGCTTGCATGCAAGCAATCTGGAAGCGGCAAAAGAAATTCCAAGACAGGTCAGACTTCGAAATCTTGCCGGAATGGTTGTGATTGATTTTATCAGCAACAAAAAATCGGAAGAAAGAAAAGAAATTATAGATACTTTGAAGCGGGAATTTTCAACGGACAATCACTTTCTCACATGGGGAGGCTTCCATGAATTTGACGTCTTTCTTTTTTCAAGACAAAGAAAGGGAAAAGAATTAAGCTCCTATTACGATAAAAATAATGTTTTTTATCAGGTACAATGCTTGGAAAACGAGTGCAAAGAGCTGTTGGAAAAAGGAGAGAATATTCTTTCCGTCGAGGCGGAAAAAAATATATTACAGGAGTGGAAAAACTCCAGCCAATGTGGTATAAAAGATAGTATAGAACTTATGTGCAAAGACGAAAAAACGGAAAAAAAATCTTTTAATATAAAAATAAAGTGA
- the coaD gene encoding pantetheine-phosphate adenylyltransferase, with product MRVGIYAGSFDPITKGHQDIIRRALNIVDRLIVLVVNNPNKKYWFHIDEREAMILESMESQYRDRIEIHRYEGLLVDFMKERGVNLLIRGLRAVSDYEYEMCYAFTNKELSQGKAETIFIPASREYMYLSSSGVREIAINQGDISAYVDKGLEEKIKLRAKELVK from the coding sequence ATGAGAGTAGGAATTTATGCAGGAAGTTTTGATCCTATAACCAAGGGGCATCAGGATATTATTCGAAGGGCTTTAAACATTGTGGATCGTTTGATTGTATTGGTCGTAAATAATCCCAACAAAAAATATTGGTTTCATATTGATGAAAGAGAAGCGATGATTTTGGAAAGTATGGAAAGTCAGTACCGAGATAGGATTGAGATTCATAGATACGAGGGCTTGCTTGTCGATTTTATGAAAGAGAGGGGGGTCAACCTATTAATTCGAGGCTTGCGGGCTGTTTCCGACTACGAGTATGAAATGTGCTATGCTTTTACCAATAAGGAGCTGTCTCAAGGAAAGGCGGAAACGATTTTCATTCCCGCCTCCAGAGAATATATGTATTTAAGTTCCAGCGGTGTGAGAGAAATTGCAATCAATCAAGGAGATATCAGTGCCTATGTCGATAAGGGATTGGAAGAAAAGATAAAGTTGAGGGCGAAAGAATTGGTGAAATAA
- the radA gene encoding DNA repair protein RadA, whose amino-acid sequence MAKIKSVYYCTECGYQSAKWLGRCPSCQEWGTFEEEVALPKEIQKQLHSTGASGNISEKVKALSEVSVEGSERYTTGVGEFDRVLGGGLLQGEVILLTGNPGIGKSTLLLQVASCYTKYGEVVYISGEESPSQIKNRSDRLGIRESGLLLFTETDILLIYEYLVKTKPKVVIIDSIQTIYNSAVDSISGTPTQIRECTLKIIELAKSYGISFFVVGHITKDGKVAGPKILEHMVDAVFNFEGEEGLYYRILRSTKNRFGSTNELAVFSMEEDGMKEIKNSSEYFLSEREEKNIGSMVVPILEGSKVFLLELQSLLTDVSVGIPKRVVQGYDRNRLQILIAIAERKLYLPLGMKDVFINVPGGLNISDPAADLGLLISMLSAYHAVEISQKIAAIGELGLRGEIRKVFFIEKRLRELEKLGFKGVYVPEANRKELEKKEYQLKIIYLKNLEELLERIKEGR is encoded by the coding sequence ATGGCAAAAATAAAATCTGTGTATTATTGTACGGAATGCGGGTATCAATCCGCAAAATGGTTGGGGAGATGTCCTTCTTGTCAGGAATGGGGTACTTTTGAGGAGGAAGTGGCTCTTCCGAAGGAAATACAAAAACAACTTCATAGCACAGGAGCTTCGGGAAATATTTCCGAAAAAGTAAAAGCTTTGTCAGAAGTGAGTGTGGAAGGAAGTGAGAGATACACTACCGGTGTGGGAGAATTTGACCGGGTTTTAGGTGGAGGATTGTTACAGGGCGAAGTCATACTACTGACAGGAAATCCCGGAATTGGAAAATCCACTCTCTTATTGCAGGTAGCTTCTTGTTATACAAAGTATGGAGAGGTTGTTTACATTTCCGGAGAAGAATCTCCGTCACAAATTAAAAACAGAAGCGATCGCTTGGGAATTCGAGAGAGCGGTCTGTTATTGTTTACCGAAACAGATATTTTATTGATTTATGAATATTTAGTTAAGACGAAACCGAAAGTGGTTATCATTGATTCGATACAAACCATTTATAATTCGGCAGTGGATTCCATTTCAGGAACTCCGACACAAATTCGGGAGTGTACTTTAAAAATTATAGAATTGGCGAAAAGCTATGGAATTTCTTTTTTTGTCGTAGGACATATTACAAAAGACGGAAAGGTGGCAGGACCTAAAATTTTAGAGCATATGGTCGATGCCGTGTTTAATTTTGAAGGAGAAGAGGGCTTATATTATCGAATTTTGAGGAGTACCAAAAATCGTTTCGGTTCCACAAATGAGTTGGCCGTTTTCAGTATGGAAGAAGACGGAATGAAGGAAATTAAAAATTCTTCTGAATATTTTTTGAGTGAAAGAGAAGAAAAAAATATAGGGAGCATGGTCGTTCCTATCCTGGAGGGAAGCAAAGTTTTTTTATTGGAACTGCAATCTCTGTTAACAGATGTGAGCGTGGGAATTCCGAAAAGAGTGGTGCAGGGGTACGATAGAAACAGACTTCAGATTTTAATTGCCATTGCGGAGAGAAAGCTCTATCTTCCTTTGGGGATGAAAGACGTTTTCATCAATGTTCCCGGAGGGTTAAACATATCCGATCCTGCGGCGGATTTGGGTCTTTTGATTTCCATGCTGTCGGCCTATCATGCTGTGGAAATTAGTCAAAAAATTGCAGCCATTGGAGAGCTGGGACTTCGTGGGGAAATTCGAAAAGTCTTTTTCATCGAAAAAAGACTGAGAGAACTTGAGAAATTAGGATTTAAAGGAGTCTATGTTCCGGAGGCAAATCGAAAGGAATTGGAGAAGAAAGAATATCAATTAAAGATTATTTATTTAAAAAATCTGGAAGAACTTCTGGAAAGAATTAAGGAGGGAAGATGA
- the disA gene encoding DNA integrity scanning diadenylate cyclase DisA — protein sequence MIRHNLVEIFEKIAPGTPLREGIFNILDGHLGALLILGYDEEVEKVLDGGFFIDCDYTPERLFELAKMDGAIVLDKNCEKIIYANVHIQADAKYPTSESGTRHRTAHRASQQLGKLVVAVSERKAVVTVYQGKEKYRLQNLSVLMEEATQALKILERYRYVLDKALVNLTLLELDDLVTVFDVITMAQRFEMISRIENELIGYVRELGKEAHLINSQLKELTQDIEVEYLEFLKDYLKEETKIESIQKRIHQLTDQELLEAEILADVFGYGKTYSVLDNKVSSRGYRILGKISKLTKKDIEKMVTTYGNIAEIQEAEDEDLLEIKLSKFKIRAMRTGIQRLKFTVELTK from the coding sequence ATGATTCGACATAATTTGGTGGAGATTTTTGAAAAAATAGCTCCGGGAACACCATTGAGGGAAGGTATTTTTAATATTTTAGATGGACATTTAGGAGCTCTTCTTATCCTTGGTTATGATGAGGAAGTGGAAAAGGTATTGGATGGAGGATTTTTTATTGATTGTGACTATACACCGGAGAGATTGTTTGAGTTGGCAAAAATGGACGGGGCTATTGTTTTGGATAAAAATTGTGAAAAAATTATTTATGCGAATGTTCATATACAAGCGGATGCAAAATACCCTACTTCAGAAAGTGGAACCAGACATAGAACAGCTCATAGAGCTTCTCAACAATTAGGAAAATTGGTGGTGGCTGTCTCCGAGCGAAAGGCAGTTGTCACGGTATATCAGGGAAAAGAAAAATATCGTTTGCAAAATTTATCTGTTTTAATGGAAGAAGCGACACAGGCTCTTAAAATTTTGGAAAGATATCGGTATGTGTTGGACAAGGCCCTTGTCAATTTGACTTTATTGGAATTGGATGATTTGGTAACCGTTTTTGATGTCATTACGATGGCACAGCGTTTTGAAATGATTTCTAGAATTGAAAATGAATTGATAGGCTATGTCAGAGAACTTGGAAAAGAAGCACATTTAATCAATTCTCAACTGAAAGAATTGACTCAGGATATTGAAGTGGAATACTTGGAATTTTTGAAAGATTATCTCAAGGAAGAAACGAAGATAGAAAGCATTCAAAAGAGAATTCATCAATTGACGGATCAAGAATTATTGGAAGCAGAAATATTAGCAGATGTTTTTGGATATGGAAAAACCTATAGTGTTTTGGATAACAAGGTTTCTTCTCGTGGATATCGAATTTTGGGAAAAATTAGTAAGTTGACGAAAAAGGATATAGAAAAAATGGTTACTACCTATGGAAACATTGCTGAAATTCAAGAGGCGGAGGACGAGGATCTGTTAGAAATTAAGTTGAGTAAGTTTAAAATTCGAGCGATGAGAACGGGGATACAAAGACTTAAATTTACAGTGGAATTGACGAAATAA
- the miaB gene encoding tRNA (N6-isopentenyl adenosine(37)-C2)-methylthiotransferase MiaB, whose product MKKATVITYGCQMNVNESAKMKKIFENLGYEITENIRESDAIFLNTCTVREGAATQIYGKLGELMQIKAKRGSIIGVTGCFAQEQGKELLKKFPVIDIVMGNQNIGRLPQAIENIENQTEKHVVFTDHEDDLPPRLDADFGSDQTASIAISYGCNNFCTFCIVPYVRGRERSVPLEEIVRDVEQYVKKGAKEIMLLGQNVNSYGHDFKNGDTFARLLTEICKVDGDFIVRFVSPHPRDFTDDVIDVIAKEEKIAKCLHLPLQSGSSQILKRMNRGYTKEQYLALAHKIQNSIPGVALTTDIIVGFPGETEQDFLDTLEVVREINYDNAFMFMYSIRQGTRAASMQEQIPEDTKKERLQKLMDVQARCSYKESQKYRGKTVRVLVEGESKKNKEVLSGRTSTNKIVLFQAPISLKGSFVNVEIYECKTWTLYGKLV is encoded by the coding sequence TTGAAAAAGGCAACAGTCATTACCTATGGATGCCAAATGAACGTAAATGAGAGTGCTAAGATGAAGAAAATTTTTGAAAATCTTGGCTATGAGATAACGGAAAATATCCGAGAAAGCGATGCTATTTTTTTAAATACTTGTACCGTTCGAGAGGGAGCGGCAACACAAATTTATGGGAAACTTGGGGAACTGATGCAAATAAAAGCAAAACGAGGAAGTATTATAGGAGTAACCGGTTGCTTTGCTCAGGAACAAGGAAAGGAACTTTTAAAAAAATTTCCCGTGATTGATATTGTCATGGGAAACCAAAATATTGGAAGATTGCCTCAGGCCATTGAAAATATTGAGAATCAAACGGAAAAACATGTCGTGTTTACAGATCACGAAGATGATTTACCGCCAAGATTGGATGCGGATTTCGGTTCTGATCAAACAGCTTCCATTGCCATCAGCTATGGTTGCAATAATTTCTGCACTTTTTGTATTGTACCCTATGTGAGAGGGCGAGAACGTTCGGTTCCTTTGGAAGAGATTGTTCGAGATGTGGAGCAGTATGTAAAAAAGGGAGCAAAAGAAATTATGCTGTTGGGACAGAATGTCAATTCCTATGGACATGATTTCAAAAATGGAGATACTTTTGCAAGATTGCTGACAGAAATTTGTAAAGTGGACGGAGATTTCATCGTTCGTTTTGTATCCCCTCATCCTAGAGATTTTACGGACGATGTCATTGACGTGATTGCCAAGGAAGAGAAAATTGCAAAATGTTTGCATCTTCCTTTACAATCGGGGTCGAGTCAAATCTTAAAGAGAATGAATCGTGGTTATACGAAAGAACAATATCTGGCCTTAGCCCATAAAATTCAAAACAGCATTCCGGGAGTAGCATTGACAACGGATATTATTGTAGGGTTTCCGGGAGAGACGGAGCAGGATTTTTTAGATACCTTAGAGGTAGTCAGAGAAATCAACTATGACAATGCTTTTATGTTTATGTATTCCATTCGACAGGGGACGAGAGCAGCAAGTATGCAAGAACAAATACCGGAAGATACGAAAAAAGAGAGATTGCAAAAGTTGATGGATGTCCAAGCCCGATGTTCTTATAAAGAAAGTCAGAAATATCGTGGAAAGACAGTGAGAGTGTTAGTAGAGGGGGAAAGTAAGAAGAATAAGGAAGTACTTTCTGGAAGAACCTCCACGAATAAAATTGTACTTTTCCAAGCGCCGATTTCTTTAAAAGGAAGTTTTGTAAATGTGGAGATTTATGAATGCAAAACATGGACTTTATATGGAAAGTTAGTGTAA
- the rho gene encoding transcription termination factor Rho — protein MEILESFLINELYDVAKQLGVPCKKGLKKGELKILLEKYFDENPNHTMASGYLEVLSDGYGFLRNTSVEKDIYISASQIRKFKLRTGDVVMGEVRRPTGEEKNFAVTKVLRVNNGNLAAAESRIPFEELTPAYPTEQFHLETGKESISGRMIDVIAPIGKGQRALIVAPPKAGKTMLISSVANSLIQNYPKTEVWILLIDERPEEVTDIKENVTGAEVYASTFDEDPRNHIKVTESILEKAKRKVEDGEDIVILMDSLTRLARAYNIIIPSSGKLISGGIDPTALYYPKNFFGTARNIRGGGSLTIIATVLIDTGSKMDDVIYEEFKSTGNCEIHLDRHLSELRIFPAIDIQKSGTRKEELLIGKRKLDKVWKIRRMLSKMDRATAAQTLIRGMRKTDNNESLLSLFIKEGEH, from the coding sequence ATGGAAATATTGGAATCTTTTTTAATCAATGAATTGTATGATGTTGCAAAACAATTGGGAGTGCCTTGTAAAAAAGGCTTAAAAAAGGGAGAACTTAAAATATTATTAGAAAAATATTTCGACGAAAATCCAAATCACACGATGGCTTCTGGGTATTTAGAAGTCTTGTCGGATGGTTATGGTTTTTTGCGAAACACTTCCGTAGAAAAAGATATCTATATTTCTGCTTCACAAATTCGAAAATTTAAACTCCGAACCGGAGATGTTGTTATGGGAGAAGTGAGGAGACCGACGGGGGAAGAAAAGAATTTTGCAGTGACAAAGGTGCTGCGAGTTAATAATGGAAATTTAGCCGCAGCGGAATCCAGAATTCCTTTTGAAGAATTAACTCCTGCCTATCCTACTGAGCAGTTTCATTTAGAAACAGGAAAAGAGAGTATTTCCGGGCGAATGATTGATGTGATTGCTCCGATTGGAAAAGGACAGAGGGCTCTTATTGTGGCACCTCCCAAAGCCGGAAAAACAATGCTCATCAGCAGTGTTGCCAACTCTCTAATCCAAAATTATCCAAAGACAGAAGTTTGGATTTTATTGATTGATGAAAGACCGGAAGAAGTAACGGATATTAAAGAAAATGTAACAGGAGCCGAAGTCTATGCTTCCACCTTTGATGAGGATCCTAGAAATCATATCAAAGTAACGGAGAGCATTTTGGAAAAGGCAAAACGAAAAGTGGAAGATGGAGAAGATATTGTGATTTTAATGGACTCTCTGACGAGGTTGGCACGAGCTTACAATATCATTATTCCTTCCAGTGGAAAGTTGATTTCAGGAGGAATTGATCCGACCGCCTTGTACTATCCTAAGAATTTTTTTGGAACGGCAAGAAATATTCGAGGAGGAGGGAGTTTAACCATCATTGCAACTGTATTGATTGATACAGGAAGTAAAATGGACGATGTTATCTATGAAGAATTTAAATCGACAGGAAACTGTGAGATACATTTGGATAGACATCTGTCAGAACTTCGTATTTTCCCGGCGATTGATATTCAAAAATCGGGAACCAGAAAAGAAGAATTATTGATTGGAAAAAGGAAATTAGATAAAGTTTGGAAAATAAGAAGAATGCTTTCAAAAATGGATAGAGCGACAGCTGCACAAACTTTAATTCGTGGGATGAGAAAAACGGACAATAATGAAAGCTTACTTTCATTATTCATAAAGGAAGGAGAACACTAG
- a CDS encoding M23 family metallopeptidase, translating to MKQRGSIVVLSVIILFLFIRLQEESKKEIVNLEEFTQYYETSVADNGGFELIESFYNFERVYHFPNQYMEIPKKEEEIKKEETKYPTKSTYIVKKGDTPSKIAAKFGMSLNSFRANNPNMDKNLRVGSSVNVVSEDGVFYKLQKGDSVSRIAVKYKVKAADIVKYNNISPQKMRVGQEIFLKSPDYKAFLEKEKPKLSKKELDKKLKEKQEKEDQKIYAENKRTGKSTQKPQEEPEKEEGKKEDSDTGGTASSGGFSMPVRYAGVSSPYGSRFHPVLKRYIFHSGVDLVAKYVPLRAARAGVVSFAGNMSGYGKIIIIKHDNGFETRYAHLSQISTRVGERVERGELIGKTGNTGRTTGPHLHFEIRRFGKTLNPMKYL from the coding sequence ATGAAACAACGAGGAAGCATAGTCGTTCTGAGTGTGATCATTTTATTTCTTTTCATTCGTTTACAGGAAGAATCTAAAAAGGAAATTGTGAATTTGGAAGAGTTTACACAATATTATGAAACATCGGTAGCGGACAATGGAGGATTTGAACTTATTGAAAGTTTTTATAACTTTGAAAGGGTGTACCATTTTCCGAATCAGTATATGGAAATTCCTAAAAAAGAGGAAGAAATCAAAAAGGAGGAAACGAAGTATCCCACAAAATCTACCTATATTGTAAAAAAGGGAGATACGCCTTCTAAAATTGCAGCGAAATTCGGGATGAGTTTGAACAGTTTTCGAGCCAATAATCCTAATATGGATAAAAATTTAAGGGTGGGAAGCAGTGTCAACGTGGTTTCAGAGGATGGAGTGTTTTATAAATTACAAAAAGGGGATTCTGTGAGTCGAATTGCTGTCAAATACAAGGTAAAAGCAGCTGATATTGTCAAATATAATAATATCAGTCCTCAAAAAATGAGAGTTGGACAGGAAATCTTTTTAAAAAGTCCTGATTATAAGGCTTTTTTGGAAAAAGAAAAGCCGAAATTAAGCAAAAAAGAATTGGATAAAAAATTAAAAGAAAAACAGGAAAAAGAAGATCAAAAAATTTATGCGGAGAATAAAAGAACAGGAAAAAGTACTCAAAAACCGCAGGAAGAACCAGAGAAAGAGGAAGGAAAAAAAGAGGATTCTGATACTGGAGGAACAGCTTCTTCTGGAGGATTCTCTATGCCAGTTCGGTATGCGGGAGTTTCCAGTCCTTATGGGTCCCGATTTCATCCTGTTTTGAAACGATATATTTTTCACTCTGGAGTTGATTTGGTAGCGAAGTATGTACCATTGAGAGCAGCAAGAGCCGGAGTGGTGAGTTTTGCCGGAAATATGAGTGGATATGGAAAAATTATTATTATCAAGCATGATAATGGCTTTGAAACAAGATATGCTCATTTAAGTCAAATTTCTACTCGAGTGGGAGAGCGTGTGGAACGTGGAGAGCTGATTGGAAAAACAGGAAATACAGGAAGAACAACAGGTCCACATTTGCACTTTGAAATACGACGTTTCGGAAAGACACTCAATCCGATGAAGTACTTATAA
- the ispG gene encoding flavodoxin-dependent (E)-4-hydroxy-3-methylbut-2-enyl-diphosphate synthase, with protein sequence MGKESREIQIGMLRLGKGNPIVIQSMINTETSDVEASVRQILDLEEAGCELVRMTINTKEAAMAIPAIKKRVHIPLVADIHFDYRLALLAIEQGIDKLRINPGNIGSEKNIRLVAEAAKKKKIPIRIGVNAGSLEKHILEKYGAVTADAMVESAMYHVKLLEQFAFYDIVISLKASNVAMMVEAYRKIQILMNYPLHLGVTEAGTAFQGSIKSAIGIGALLLDGIGDTIRVSLTENPVEEIKVAKEILKVLGLRKEGVEIVSCPTCGRTEIDLISLAKTVEEEFVKEKRNIKIAVMGCVVNGPGEAKEADYGVAGGKGVGILFQKGKIVKKVQEKDILQELKNMIAEDLKRKS encoded by the coding sequence ATGGGAAAAGAGAGTCGAGAAATACAAATCGGGATGTTAAGATTGGGAAAGGGAAATCCCATTGTGATTCAATCGATGATTAATACGGAAACTTCGGATGTAGAAGCGAGTGTCAGGCAAATTTTGGATTTGGAAGAAGCCGGCTGCGAATTGGTTCGTATGACGATCAATACAAAAGAGGCGGCTATGGCAATCCCCGCGATTAAAAAGAGAGTCCATATTCCTTTGGTAGCAGATATTCATTTTGATTATCGACTTGCCTTATTGGCGATAGAACAGGGAATTGATAAATTACGGATTAATCCCGGAAATATTGGTTCTGAAAAAAATATTCGTTTGGTTGCAGAAGCGGCAAAAAAGAAAAAAATTCCCATTCGTATTGGAGTCAATGCAGGTTCTTTGGAAAAACATATCTTAGAAAAATATGGAGCAGTAACGGCAGATGCTATGGTCGAAAGCGCCATGTATCATGTGAAACTATTGGAACAATTTGCCTTTTATGACATTGTTATTTCGCTGAAAGCAAGTAATGTTGCCATGATGGTAGAGGCCTATCGAAAAATTCAAATACTTATGAACTATCCTCTACATTTGGGAGTCACGGAAGCAGGAACCGCCTTTCAAGGAAGTATTAAATCCGCGATTGGAATCGGAGCTCTGTTGCTAGACGGTATTGGGGATACCATACGAGTTTCCTTGACAGAAAATCCTGTAGAAGAAATCAAAGTAGCGAAAGAAATTTTAAAAGTATTGGGACTTCGTAAGGAAGGAGTAGAAATTGTGTCCTGCCCTACTTGCGGGAGGACGGAAATTGATTTAATTTCTTTGGCAAAAACAGTGGAAGAGGAATTTGTAAAAGAAAAAAGAAATATAAAAATTGCTGTTATGGGTTGTGTTGTGAATGGCCCCGGAGAAGCGAAAGAAGCTGACTATGGAGTTGCAGGTGGCAAAGGAGTTGGAATTTTGTTTCAAAAAGGAAAAATTGTAAAAAAAGTGCAAGAAAAAGATATCTTGCAAGAATTAAAAAACATGATTGCGGAAGATTTGAAAAGAAAAAGTTAA
- a CDS encoding RNA polymerase sigma factor, protein MDFDEIFEQYFDKVYYKVLGIVKNSDDAEDISQEVFISVYKNLKKFKGESSIYTWIYRIAINKTYDFLKKNKAMLEINEEILSLEYNVDMDRNMILAEKLKKISMQEREFVILKDLYGYKLKEIAEMKDMNLSTVKSIYYKAIRDMGGNE, encoded by the coding sequence ATGGACTTTGATGAAATCTTTGAACAATATTTTGATAAAGTGTATTATAAGGTATTAGGGATTGTAAAAAATTCAGATGATGCGGAAGATATTTCTCAGGAAGTTTTCATCAGTGTTTATAAAAATTTGAAAAAATTCAAGGGAGAAAGCAGTATCTATACTTGGATTTATCGAATTGCAATTAACAAGACCTATGATTTTTTAAAAAAGAATAAGGCAATGCTGGAAATCAACGAGGAAATTCTGTCCTTGGAATACAATGTGGATATGGACAGAAATATGATTTTGGCAGAAAAATTGAAAAAAATTTCCATGCAAGAGAGGGAATTTGTCATTTTAAAAGATTTATATGGCTATAAGTTAAAAGAAATTGCTGAAATGAAAGATATGAACTTATCAACGGTAAAATCAATTTATTATAAGGCGATAAGAGATATGGGAGGAAACGAATGA
- a CDS encoding type B 50S ribosomal protein L31, with the protein MKKGLHPEYNIVVFEDMAGNQFLTRSTKMPKETTMYEGKEYPVIKIAVSSASHPFYTGEMRFVDTAGRVDKFNKRYNLGK; encoded by the coding sequence ATGAAAAAAGGATTACATCCTGAGTATAACATTGTTGTGTTTGAAGATATGGCAGGAAATCAATTTTTAACAAGATCCACAAAAATGCCAAAAGAAACAACTATGTATGAGGGGAAAGAATATCCGGTGATCAAAATTGCTGTAAGTTCAGCATCTCATCCATTCTATACAGGAGAAATGAGATTCGTAGATACTGCTGGAAGAGTTGACAAATTTAACAAACGATACAACTTGGGAAAATAG
- the upp gene encoding uracil phosphoribosyltransferase, translating into MAVIEVNHPLIQHKLTILRNKDTDTKSFRENLNEIAKLMTYEATKNLKVMEEEVETPLMKTIGYTLADKVAIVPILRAGLGMVEGIQALIPTAKVGHIGVYRNEETLEPVYYYCKLPTDVDKRKVILVDPMLATGGSAVYAIDYLKSQNVKEIVFMCLVAAPSGIEKLLNKHPEVAIYTAKIDQGLTENGYIYPGLGDCGDRIFGTK; encoded by the coding sequence ATGGCGGTTATTGAGGTCAATCATCCTTTAATTCAACATAAGTTGACGATTTTGAGAAACAAGGATACGGATACTAAGTCATTTCGAGAAAATTTAAATGAAATTGCAAAGTTAATGACTTATGAAGCAACAAAAAATCTGAAAGTAATGGAAGAGGAAGTGGAAACTCCACTTATGAAAACGATAGGATATACGTTAGCGGACAAGGTCGCCATTGTCCCTATTCTAAGAGCAGGTTTGGGAATGGTAGAGGGAATACAGGCCTTAATTCCTACTGCGAAAGTGGGACATATTGGAGTTTACAGAAATGAAGAAACCTTAGAGCCGGTTTATTATTATTGTAAATTACCTACAGATGTTGATAAGAGAAAAGTGATTTTGGTGGATCCTATGTTGGCAACGGGGGGATCTGCAGTCTATGCCATTGATTATTTAAAGTCACAAAATGTGAAAGAGATTGTGTTTATGTGTTTAGTAGCAGCTCCAAGCGGAATTGAGAAGTTGTTAAATAAACATCCTGAGGTAGCAATTTATACAGCAAAAATTGATCAAGGATTAACAGAAAATGGATATATTTATCCGGGATTGGGAGATTGTGGAGACCGAATTTTCGGAACAAAATAA
- a CDS encoding cation transporter: MKKVLKIDGMGCEHCVKAVTGALSSLEGVSLVEVKIGEATVEVADHYDMKKIQDALDDAGYDLL, encoded by the coding sequence ATGAAAAAGGTATTGAAAATTGATGGCATGGGTTGTGAACATTGTGTGAAGGCTGTGACAGGAGCTTTGTCTTCTTTAGAAGGTGTTTCTTTAGTCGAAGTAAAAATAGGAGAAGCAACTGTTGAAGTGGCAGATCATTATGATATGAAAAAAATCCAAGATGCTTTGGACGATGCCGGGTATGATTTGTTATGA